TTTTAAGGAAAGGTTATAAACAGCATGAACACAGGTGTCCAGAAGATATTAAAAGAACCAAAGGAAgacttttcttttggaaaaatccTTCTTAAAGATGTGGACAAAAATTTCACAGACTAAGAATATGAGGACTATGACATATTCTGTTGGAAGAATCACACATACTGGTAAGAGCATGGATTCATCAAAGAATGTTCTTAATCAATGTTCTCAAGTCTTTATCATATGTTCCTGTGCTGATCCCTTTGATAATAAATCCCTGGTGTTCATGTTTAGGTTTCTCTTGAATACGCCCATTAGCATAATAGTAACTAGCATAAGCCTTTACACTCAAAGAAGGGGGGCTGGACTGGTTATTTGGCTTCTGGTATCAAAGACTTTCTCAGAAGGCTCCTTTCCAGTTTCCTGAGGCTTGAAGCCATTGCATCCTAAgcaatattttttactttgatacatccattatctcatcaaGGTGAGTAGTGTCTCCATTGAGGCAGCTCACCACCCCTATTCACCTTCTCATTTGCTGGGATTATTGTCCAGGGCGCTCCATAAATGCTCCAAAAGTCACCCATCCATCCCACATGCTGAAAGACTTCCACAAGTGTGGAATATTCTATGGAGATCGGCAAAGTACTTGACATATTTACTTGCCATTATCCCTCTCACTCTATTGCCCACTCAACTCTTTTTTACAGTTACTCATGCTTATGATAGCATCTTTTATGCTCTTTGTTTTAAGCTTTTCATAATATACTGCATGTAGACCCGGTAGAAGGGGAGAAATTAAGGCATTTACCTTCCAGGCCATCTGCAAAGGAGCCAGCCCAAGATGCTGAGCAGGAGAACTCCAGTCACTGTTAACACAACCACAAACCAAGCTTCTGGAGCCCAGTAGTCCTCATTTCTAGTCACTAACAAGGGTGTAGGTGAAGAAACCTGAAAACAGAGAGGGGACACCAGGAGGAATCCGACAGTGCTTTAGGAGATTGGCAAAGCAAGAGAGGGAAAACCAGACCAGAGCCTTGGACGGGGCTGCCCCAAGTTGGAAGAGGACCCTCACCATCACAGGTTCTGTGCTTGTGGTGGGCACAGTGGTCATCCAAGGAATCACGTGAACAATGACAATGGCCGTGGTACTGAAGAGGGGCTCAGTAGGTCCATTGTCAGTCACACGGACCAGAAGCTCATAAGTGAGGGGGTCCAAGGGCCCATCAGACTGTAAGGAAAAGGTCTTGTGGAGTAAAATATTGCCCTTCATGTAGAACCTTCCATTGCTGTTGCCTACCAAGGAAAGGTATAAAATGGGtcaccttctctgtctcttttattgGCTTTAATCCCCATTAGAACAGAGGTTTCTTCTCTCAACAGATGAATCATTCCTCTCTCCTGGGATCTAGTGCCCACCCGCTGTCTGCCAAAGCTCAGCACTGGCAATTTCTTGCTGCATCGGGTATGTGTGTATTGGAGGAAGACAAAAGAGATGACTACAGCTCCATTTTTCTCCACCTCTGCTCCCTCGGTCACCTCCCCCAGCCCCAACATGTCTCTTCCTGGGGCAAAGGGATAGGCTAAAATCTCTGAGGGGTGGGCCTGCCTTCCTCCAGCACAACAATGCCAATTGGCCTGGGGACCATGACTTTATGAGGGATGTCCTAGTTGGGTAGAGTGCTGGTTATCCACCAGCTCTGAGACTTTGAACATGGAATCTGTACATACAAGAACGAGGGGCTTATACAAAGACCAACTAGTTAGGTTTAACACTCACAGGAATCATCTAAAGTGAGACCCTGATGTTTTCTCAGATCCTACTTGAACCCACTCCTGAACTGCCTTTAGCAGTAGCTTGGAGGCCACTGTCCTAGAGTCTCTCACTCCAGGGACCTTGTGTCTCAAGGTACAAGATTTCTCCCTGGGATCTCCTGCAActgaatttgtctttaaaagttgATTCATTCTGCTTGCTCCAGTATATTTCATGCTAGTTGCCCTAAGCACCAGAACAACTCTCTCCTGTTATATTCTGTCCTCTCTAAAACCATTCCTCCCAAATAGGTCCAAAGGTTTAGAGTTCCAATCCACCATCCCTGACCTCCAACGATGGTGAAAGAGAATGCTGCAGGAGCTTGCTCTGGTGTGTCTCTGTCCGTGCACATCAGTTTTGTCACCTCTGCATTGGTACTTGGGGCAGAAGAGATGGTGAGCTCTTGGAAGGGGGGTTCACATTCTGGAGCATGGTCATTCACGTTCTACAAGATAGCAGGGGGTTCAGGGTCCTCCTTTCTGACTCAAAAGGAAAAGTTTCAGAGCCTGAAAGCCAACACCCCAGTCCATTTCTGGAAATGGCAGCCTTGTTTTTCCAAGTTAgccaaaaagaggcaaaggaagtAAGTCAGGGATATTGTGAGGGGGATCTCCCAAATTCTGGGCTCAGGGGGAAACTCATCCCTCTGTTGATATAGGGAGGGAAGAGATCATTTCTAGTATGGAGTAccataaaatattttccccaagctCTTGCAGTATAATAGGACTGTCAGTAGGAGGAAAGGACACCTTGGAATAAAACCATCAATGTAGCCTTTAAGGACATCTAGTCCTACTCcactgttttacagatgagaaaactgagacccagggagattTGGGAATTTGCCAAATTTAGGCCAGATATATATATCACATGGGGATCAGGACTAGGGCAGAGTTTACCTGAACCTCAATGGTGACAGTACAAGAGCCTGACCGGCGATGTGTAGGATCCTGGTCCTGGTCCCGATCGGTCAGAAAGATCACCAGCAGATATGTCTTCTGTTTTTCATAGTCCAGAGAGGTCAGAAGATGGAGTTTACCTGAGAGTTAAGAGTTTGACCTCCTCAACTTCCCAAACCCAATCCTAACTAGTATCCCAGGCTCCCTGTCTCAGAGGCATCATGGTAGGATGGAGAGCAAACTGTCTCTAGAGCCCAGTCTTGGGTCTAATACTAACTTTCTGTGTGACCagagataaatcatttaacttttcagagCTTTAGTTCCTTCTtttgcaaaatagagataatattaacgcattctagctgtgtgaccctgggcaagtcacttaaccccagcctcaggggaaaaaaaaaacaaaaacaaaatagagataatgaagaggagttaaatgacttacccagagtttcacggctagtaagtgtcaagtggctgagatgagacttgaactcaaatcctcctgactccaaggcctgTGTCTATCCACcaagctacctagctgccctaatagGAGTCTTTATTAAGGCTTTTTGACAAAGCCTTGGGATAACTGACCTGAAAAGTTCTGCCTCTTAGCATTCTTATGAGAAATGTGCTTTGTAGTTTAAAATGCCAGAAAGTTGGGAATTATTAattcccctcttcttttctcatCATACACATGAGGGAAGCTAGGGGAACAAAAGCTACCCCGAGGACCAGTAATAATGAGAGAAACTGGGAGGTGCCCCAAGGGACTCTTAACCTTGTTTGTGTTTGACATCTTTGGCAAAGTAAAAATCTCATGGTCCTCTtattagaataatgttttttaaatgcataatgtAAAACACAGaggattctcagaataatgtttttttttaaaatgcataatataAAACAGAGAAACTGATGACATGGAAATATAATTTgcaaagttaaaacaaaacaaagccaagTTTGTGGAGTCCAAATTAAGAACCCACAACTTAGGGAAAGGGGCGTTTTCTTAAGCTTTTGGTGGAAGGTAGATACCACTTCGAGGGTCAATGTAGAAGTTAGACGATGAGTCTGAAATATGGTACTCAATGCTGTTGGGTGGATAATCACGGTCTGAGCCAAGGACAGCGCCAACCAGCTTGCCATGAGGAGCGTCTTCTCTGACCCGGAATGTGTGAGCAGGACAGATTGGAGAATACTCATTCACGGGAGTCACTGTCACCAGCACTGGCACCTGGCCTGGGTTAGGGGTGAGAGGGGGGTGGATGAGGAAGGAGGAAGCTTAATTCAGGTCATTTCTTCCCAATTTCCCACTGTGAGTAGCAACACTTAGATGCCTGTTGAAGACTGAAATGACAACCTCACCCTCAGGAAATACCTGAATTGAGGAGACCAACCCCCTATTTTGGGGAGCTCCATTCTGATGGAGGAAATCTTGTTCTTGGGGAACAGCTGGTATGAGGGGGAGATGGGGTCCCTGCCCTTTAGGAACTAAAGACTGAGGAAGAGGGAAATTCTTGCCCTTTAGAAGTCacaagtcagagacagagacagagacagagagacagagagaagcccTCTCACCCCAGGAAAGTAGGGAATGGGATGAAGCCCGGGCCCAACAAGACTCACTGGTTTGGGGGGGTTGGCCACTATCAGTCACCAGGATGGTGGTCTTATACTGAACATCAGGTGCAGATGAGTCATAGTCTAATGTGTTATTCACCTGcccaagagaggagagaggggaggaggaagaatctCAGGCGCTGGACAGGTTTGCTAGCAGGGTTAATACCACGCCAAATTCAGGAGAATTATGTGTTCTGGGGACATAGAAAGCTGGAGGAGTTTCTCATGTAGTAGCACTGGGGGGAACCATCCACTCTTTACACCCCTCACCGCAGGCCTTTTGCTCTTTAACATTTCCACAAAAAGCAACCCCCATACTGAGGAGGGGTGTTGAATTAATAACACCTTACATTTATATTGTGCATTAAAGTTTGCATGTGATAACTTCTTTGCTTCTCACAACTACCCAATGAAGTAGCTTActgtacagatggggaaatagagCCTGggagatttttaaaagacttgaattgggtcacacaactgggaagtgtctgagggaGGATGTGAACCCAGTCTTCCTACCCTCAAATCTGTctcactatccactgtgcctcctccTGCTATGGTAGTTCTTAGGACCCAGGTCAATCAAGACCTCTCTCCTAAAATAGGGGTACATACAGAACAGAACCTTGAACATCGATTTTTGccataaacatttgttgaaatgacttgtgtgaccttggagaaatGATATATCTAgccttcatttccttcttcattcattcattcattcagcaaaatTATTAAGCATTCCCTGGGTGTAGAACATGGAGCTGGAGGAGACATCAAGTTTAGAGAGGCTCCAGTCCTAGTATACAATGGAGTATACAATTGagaataaaacacaaactcagataaCTCTAATATCTCATAATGCTTAAGGACATTAGTGAGGTTCAATGGGACAAATGCTTTCTCTGCTTCCTGTCCTTTCTACCTaaacttgtgaggatcaaatcagatgaTGGGTATGAAAGAGTTTGGAGGGTGTAAGAACTATACAAAAAGCCACCTACTCTTCACCCTTCCCACAGCCAGTCACAGAGCCCAGCCTTGATGGAAATCCTAGCTCTTGGCCAGTGTGTCAGGTCCAGGGCTGCCCATTCTAGAGAGGGATTCCCAGGACGAGCATCCCCTCCTGGTGATGTCCACAGAGGGGATCAGGAGGGAGGCACCTGAAGGATGGGGCCCTGCAGGCGGAAGCTGTAGTTTGACTTGGTCTCATTGGGGTGCCAGAGGCGATAATGAAAGGTGCTGTTGCTGGAGTCTGGGTCAGTGCAGGCCAGAGTCAGGAGGATGCTGCCCACGGGGATGGTCTCCGGGACCTGGGTGCTGTGGGAAAGAGGTGAAGGATGGTGTGAAGAACCAAAGTGGGGGATGTCCAAGAGGAGGATGGCGCGATAGAGAACGCTTTGGTTCTGAGTCAGAAGACAAGTTCCTTACTCTCTCTGGTTCCTGGTTTTCTTATTgtgaggggtgaggggaaggataCAATGAAGGGGATGATCTCCAAAGCCCCCCAACTCTGGCATTCTGCTGTTGGGTAAGGATTTCAAagaaagtctgattctttttgtatagcaaaacaactgtttggtcatgtatacatatattgtattaaatttatactCAAAcataggggaagggggaaggaggagaaaaattggaacaaaaggtttggcagttgtcagtgttgtaaaattatctatgcatatatctggtaaataaaaactatttaaaaaaaaaggatttcaaagaGGACCCTGGGGACCCTGCACAAACAAAACTCCCCAACTCATTCTACTCCAAAAGGCTCTAAACTCCAGTCCTGGGTGGGGGAGTGGCCTCTAAAGGGCCATGAAATAAACACCTGGTAGGAGAAGAGACATCACTGTCTTGGGCCTCAGGCCACCTGGTCCTCTGCCTAGCTCTGATGATACCAGCTCTGCCTCCCAGAGCTGATCCTGGGGGccttttccccttcatttcccAACTTCAAAAATGTCCCTGATCCCTGAACCCacacattcatttcccatgacCCTTTCTGGTCCCTCAGCAAATGTGATTCTTTGATTCagagatttttctcttcctcaattCTAATCACTTATCCCTATACCTCTTGCTCTTGATGCTACATTTTCTCAATTCCTTTTTCCATCAATCCATTAGTCAACAAGCCTAATAAGTAAGCCTATTAAGTGCTAGCACccattatcttctttctcctctcttccctggctaaagaaagatagataaatagacagacagaggtaatagatagatagatagatagatagatagatagatagatagatagatagatagatagacagacatcaacaacaatatttttttagcttttgtatagaaaagaaagaatatacaaaTTTAGAAATCCATACAAGGAAAAGTCAATGGAAATACAAGCACAAGAAATCTATCTTTTCTAGAGTACAAAGCCTTTAACtattataaaatttcccccaagcTAGTCTCTCTAGGCCATCCATATTTCCCTTGGACTAGGAATGATGTCTCTGGACAGCATGAACTGAATTCCTTAGTCTATGCTATAATCACAGGCTCACTTTCAGCCAGTCAGGAAGCCTCTTGTGGATAGTATGGATCTTAATTAGGAGAGATGAAATATGAACACAGGTATCCTGACcccaaatttattatattttctactaAACTCCAGTATTTCTTTGCTTTGACCTTCCTCCAACAAAAGACAAATAAGGGAATCCCAACAGGTGCATTAGAATGATCCCTATCACCACACAAGCAGAATTCAACACAACAAACAAATAGGCTGCCCCAAACTCACAAAACACACTCATTCTTTGCATGCTGTTCCATTAGGAGAAGAACTTAAGCCCTTCGATTCTCAGGTTTGAGGGGCTTGGGAATCAGGCTTGGTGAGCTCTGGGTGGGGGGGTTCATGCAAGAGAAAGCATTCAGAAAGGTAGTCTGAGTGTTGACAACTCACACTAGCAAAGCCGGGGTGCAGCGAGGGGCCCAGGTGTTGATGGGTTGCACATTGACAGTGACACTGAGCTGAGCACTCATTGAGGGCTGAAATGGATCATAGGCCTTCACTTGTAACTGGGTGACTGCAGCCCCAGGGCTCCGCCCCAGATCCAGAGGAGCTGTGGTCCGTATCAG
This sequence is a window from Sminthopsis crassicaudata isolate SCR6 chromosome 1, ASM4859323v1, whole genome shotgun sequence. Protein-coding genes within it:
- the CDHR4 gene encoding cadherin-related family member 4 isoform X3 gives rise to the protein MNVDNCKSVVSELISSWTASDLRGMLRLPWIVNISETQEPGSVIHTFFFNCSCPPTLELYSVIPPSPFFNQPSLSGYYMQYLAKVTLSSAARLDARQVNHYQLNLKLTCMKETWSFPLSVEVFKAKGHPVCPERFASPAGDKVQVLETVEPQSLIYVVLLGRGLTGVKMTITSPQDTASFSINELGQVLAPSQGLIGSAYKHFQLKILVTDGQGKRCQGTLTVEVLPNPPNQISFGIQFQTFNISEDLVAGGVVGRVRANGSHVRYEITEPFPCPLYSISSADGLIRTTAPLDLGRSPGAAVTQLQVKAYDPFQPSMSAQLSVTVNVQPINTWAPRCTPALLVTQVPETIPVGSILLTLACTDPDSSNSTFHYRLWHPNETKSNYSFRLQGPILQVNNTLDYDSSAPDVQYKTTILVTDSGQPPQTSQVPVLVTVTPVNEYSPICPAHTFRVREDAPHGKLVGAVLGSDRDYPPNSIEYHISDSSSNFYIDPRSGKLHLLTSLDYEKQKTYLLVIFLTDRDQDQDPTHRRSGSCTVTIEVQNVNDHAPECEPPFQELTISSAPSTNAEVTKLMCTDRDTPEQAPAAFSFTIVGGNSNGRFYMKGNILLHKTFSLQSDGPLDPLTYELLVRVTDNGPTEPLFSTTAIVIVHVIPWMTTVPTTSTEPVMVSSPTPLLVTRNEDYWAPEAWFVVVLTVTGVLLLSILGWLLCRWPGRMAVGRQTCGQSSQTLLLDSTRRKENSTGQLRTKKNEETSSVLSLQQFDGRAQDPVTGRDYLFSSSTGARRWL
- the CDHR4 gene encoding cadherin-related family member 4 isoform X2, coding for MKLFYLLRLIFVLEIWGMEHLRSKPILVSEGALGLMNVDNCKSVVSELISSWTASDLRGMLRLPWIVNISETQEPGSVIHTFFFNCSCPPTLELYSVIPPSPFFNQPSLSGYYMQYLAKVTLSSAARLDARQVNHYQLNLKLTCMKETWSFPLSVEVFKAKGHPVCPERFASPAGDKVQVLETVEPQSLIYVVLLGRGLTGVKMTITSPQDTASFSINELGQVLAPSQGLIGSAYKHFQLKILVTDGQGKRCQGTLTVEVLPNPPNQISFGIQFQTFNISEDLVAGGVVGRVRANGSHVRYEITEPFPCPLYSISSADGLIRTTAPLDLGRSPGAAVTQLQVKAYDPFQPSMSAQLSVTVNVQPINTWAPRCTPALLVTQVPETIPVGSILLTLACTDPDSSNSTFHYRLWHPNETKSNYSFRLQGPILQVNNTLDYDSSAPDVQYKTTILVTDSGQPPQTSQVPVLVTVTPVNEYSPICPAHTFRVREDAPHGKLVGAVLGSDRDYPPNSIEYHISDSSSNFYIDPRSGKLHLLTSLDYEKQKTYLLVIFLTDRDQDQDPTHRRSGSCTVTIEVQNVNDHAPECEPPFQELTISSAPSTNAEVTKLMCTDRDTPEQAPAAFSFTIVGGNSNGRFYMKGNILLHKTFSLQSDGPLDPLTYELLVRVTDNGPTEPLFSTTAIVIVHVIPWMTTVPTTSTEPVMVSSPTPLLVTRNEDYWAPEAWFVVVLTVTGVLLLSILGWLLCRWPGRMAVGRQTCGQSSQTLLLDSTRRKENSTGQLRTKKNEETSSVLSLQQFDGRAQDPVTGRDYLFSSSTGARRWL
- the CDHR4 gene encoding cadherin-related family member 4 isoform X1, producing the protein MKLFYLLRLIFVLEIWGALGLMNVDNCKSVVSELISSWTASDLRGMLRLPWIVNISETQEPGSVIHTFFFNCSCPPTLELYSVIPPSPFFNQPSLSGYYMQYLAKVTLSSAARLDARQVNHYQLNLKLTCMKETWSFPLSVEVFKAKGHPVCPERFASPAGDKVQVLETVEPQSLIYVVLLGRGLTGVKMTITSPQDTASFSINELGQVLAPSQGLIGSAYKHFQLKILVTDGQGKRCQGTLTVEVLPNPPNQISFGIQFQTFNISEDLVAGGVVGRVRANGSHVRYEITEPFPCPLYSISSADGLIRTTAPLDLGRSPGAAVTQLQVKAYDPFQPSMSAQLSVTVNVQPINTWAPRCTPALLVTQVPETIPVGSILLTLACTDPDSSNSTFHYRLWHPNETKSNYSFRLQGPILQVNNTLDYDSSAPDVQYKTTILVTDSGQPPQTSQVPVLVTVTPVNEYSPICPAHTFRVREDAPHGKLVGAVLGSDRDYPPNSIEYHISDSSSNFYIDPRSGKLHLLTSLDYEKQKTYLLVIFLTDRDQDQDPTHRRSGSCTVTIEVQNVNDHAPECEPPFQELTISSAPSTNAEVTKLMCTDRDTPEQAPAAFSFTIVGGNSNGRFYMKGNILLHKTFSLQSDGPLDPLTYELLVRVTDNGPTEPLFSTTAIVIVHVIPWMTTVPTTSTEPVMVSSPTPLLVTRNEDYWAPEAWFVVVLTVTGVLLLSILGWLLCRWPGRMAVGRQTCGQSSQTLLLDSTRRKENSTGQLRTKKNEETSSVLSLQQFDGRAQDPVTGRDYLFSSSTGARRWL